Below is a window of Desulfovulcanus ferrireducens DNA.
CTTGGGCGACAACATCCGCCTCGCCTACCTGGCTGAAGAGGCAATAAAAGCGGACGTCTGGTTCTACAAAGCAAGTTTGGCCATTATTGTCCAGGGGCTCTGCCTGGGGGCAAATCCGGGGCGCATCCTTTGCTGGAACTATAAGACCTTCCGGCAAAACCTCACCTGGTTAACAGAGCAATCAAAAACGATCAGACCCCTGACTCAAGCCCTGGCCAGGACTGAACTGGCTAATGGATTCCCTGAAAAGCTTCTTTTTATCTTCATCCAGCCCAAGGAGACAGGCAGACCCTCTATCTCTAAAGAAATGTGCAAGGCCATGCGCAGAGCAATAAAAATAATAAAAAGGCAGCTACAGGAAAACGGTTTTCTATCAACAACAACTAGCAGTAAGCTTGAGCCGATTTATCGGCTCAAGCTGCTGCAAGGGAGCATGTTAATGTTCTAGGGTTATCGAAAAGTAAACCTTTGCCTGCGGGAAGGGTGCAAGCCTGAACCCAAGGGTTAGTGTGAATAAATCTCGCTTTCTACCCGGCCTGCAGGCATTTGCTTTGGTCGGGTTTTATTTTTTGGAGGGTTAAAATGAACAAAAGAATGGGCGTAATAGCCATCATCGTCAAGGACAGGAAATCTTCCAGTTCTAAAGTCAACGAGATTTTAACTGAATACGGCGAAATGATTATTGGGCGTATGGGAGTGCCTTATCGCGAGAAAAAGGTAAATGTAATTTCCTTAATCGTTGAAGCCAATACAGATCAAATAGGTGCCCTCACCGGCAAACTAGGCATGATTCCTCAGGTAGAAGTCAAATCCATTTTAATAACAAAGTAACAGTGATAATGTTGAAAGGGTTGTAGTTGTTGTTGCTGGCCTAGCTGCCTGCTCAACCATACAACCCTTAAGATTCTGTGACCAACGCCTATTTAAACCGCTGATTGAAAGTCTTGGTTTCTGAAATGCATTACAAACGGCTTGGGTAACCCAATCTTAATGAAGCTTGCGGGAAAACAGAGCATCGGGATGAATGGGCTAAACACTTTGCGATGTTAACCATGGTTATCGATAATAAAAAGAGTGTCTGCTTATTTACAATATCCCATTATGCTCTATCCGCAAGCAAGTTTTAGATGGGTCCAAGTCTTTGTGCCAGCATGAAAGAAACTAAGACTGGAATAAACCATGGAAATTAATCTGATAAACAGGTTCGACCACAGGCACATAAATACTTTCGGCCTTGAGCTAATATTTTTCACTTTTAAGGAGGTTTCTATATGCTGAGCGCAAAAGAAAAGGAATGGCGAGAAGAACGGTTGGCCAGAATCAAGAAATGGGAAGAAGATTGTCCCTGGGAGGATTTCATCGATGATGATAACATATCGAAAATCATTGAAGAGAAAAAAAATCCGGATAAAAAAGAAATCCTGGAAATAGTTTCCAAGGCAAAAGAAAATGCCCTAACCGGGGCCATGCTTTCTCCCGAAGAAGTAGGTGCTCTCACCAACGTGCAAGATCCAGAGCTATGGGAGGCTATTTTCGAAGCTGCCAACTGGATCAAGTGCAAAGTCTATGGCAACAGGATTGTGCTTTTTTCGCCCCTTTATATTTCCAGCCCTTGTGTAAATAATTGCGCCTATTGCGGATTCAGGCACAGCAACAAGGAAGTTCACACAAAAACATTAACCATGGAAGAGTTGGAAGAGGAAATAAAAGTCCTCACCGGCATGGGCCAGAAACGGCTTATTGTCGTTTACGGAGAACACCCTGCAAGTGACTACAAATTCATGTGTAAAACCATAGAAAAAATATACAGTATAAAAAATGGAAAAGGAGAGATTAGACGGGTCAATGTCAATGCTCCACCTTTGTTTGTCGATGAATACGAGGCAGTAAAGGCTGTGGGCATTGGCACGTATCAAGTCTTTCAGGAAACGTATCATCATCCGACTTATCATAAAATGCATCCTGCCAACACTCTCAAGGGCCAGTATAAGTGGCGACAATTCGCCCTGCACCGGGCCCTGCAGGCAGGCATTGATGATGTGGCTATCGGGGCTTTGTTCGGGCTCTATGACTGGCGTTTTGAGTTATTGGGGCTACTTTATCATGCCATGTCTCTGGAAAAAGAATTCGGCGTAGGCTCTCATACCATTTCTTACCCACGCCTGGAACACGCAGTAAACACTCCTATCACCTCAAACTCTCCCTATCTTGTGGATGATGAAGACTTTAAAAAAATAGTCGCTATTATCCGCCTGATGTGCCCATATACAGGGTCAATTTTAACCGCGAGAGAAGCTCCTGCCCTGCGAAGGGACCTTATACAAAAAGGCGGAATTTCCCAGATGGATGCCGGTACCAGAATTGCCGTTGGTGGATATGCTGAGATGAAAAAAGAGCATATTCCTGACAAGCAGCAATTTCTTATTCAGGACACTCGTAGCCTGGACGACTTCATCTATGATTTGTGCAAAGATGGATATTTACCTTCTTTTTGTACTGCCTGTTACCGTGAAGGCCGCACAGGTGACAATTTTATGCCATTGGCCAAGCATGCAACTGTTAAAAACTTTTGTATTGGCAATGGCATCCTTACTTTTAAAGAATACCTCCTGGATTATGCCTCGCCCAGAGTAAAAGAAATCGGGGAAAAAGTGATTATCCCCAACTACTTAAAATGGCTGGATGAACACGTGCCCCAGGCAGCGAAGCAGGTCAAAGAGCTACTGCAAAAAGAAGAGGCCGGGGAAAGAGATCAGCATTTGTAGTTTAGTTGAGTGGTTGAGTGTGTAAGTAGTTGAATAGGTTGAGTAAGGCATTATTGATACCCTCCTTACTCACCTTACTCAACTTAAAAGTGTACCAGCATAAAATAAACCACGAAACTTAAATTTAGTTAAAGGGTTTGGCCACAGGCTCTCAAGAGATGCAGGATATGAACGAAATCAAAAAACTATTAGAGGAAAAGGCCAAAGAGGTGTGTGCGCGGTTTGGTCTGAGCAGGGTATATTTTGCTCAAGTGCTGGGCAGGCGCAACCACTTTCTGGCTGGCCATGGAGAAGAGATGTTCGTGCGACCTGAAAAGAGAACTTTGACCGAAAAAATCACTGTTTTCTGGGAAGGTGATATCTCGGAAGAAAAAAGGCGGGCTTTGCTGGACGAGCTAATTCCCTTTGCAAAAAAAGTTTCAAAGGTGCTTTAAATGATACGCATTGAACACGATCTCTTAGGCGAAAAAAAGATACCCCGAGATGCTTATTTTGGGATTCATTCTCTTCGGGCAAAAGAAAACTTTCCCTTATCCGGCCTAAATGTTCACCCGGAACTGATCCGGGCCATGGGCCTGGTTAAACAGGCCTGTGCCAGGGCCAATCTGGAACTGGGCTACCTGAAACCAGAAACAGGCGAGGCTATAATTTCTGCCTGCGAGGATGTCTGCTCTGGAAAACTGAATGAGGAGATCGTGGTCGATGCCCTGCAGGGCGGCGCAGGAACTTCTACCAATATGAACATCAATGAAGTTATTGCCAACCGGGCAATTGAAATCCTGGAAGGTGAAAAAGGCGACTATAAACTCGTTCACCCCATTAACCAGGTCAATTTACATCAATCAACCAACGATGTTTATCCCACTGCAATTAAAATAGCTGCCATTAGCCTTCTGCGAGACCTGGAAAAAAAGATTGCCAAGTTACAGGCCGCCTTACAAGACAAAGAAAACGAATTTCGTGATGTTATCAAGATTGGGCGCACTGAACTGCAGGATGCTGTTCCCATGACCCTGGGGGCAGAGTTTTCCGCGTTTTCCGAGGCCATTGCCAGGGATAGATGGAGAGTATTTAAATGCGAAGAAAGAC
It encodes the following:
- a CDS encoding TM1266 family iron-only hydrogenase system putative regulator, producing MNKRMGVIAIIVKDRKSSSSKVNEILTEYGEMIIGRMGVPYREKKVNVISLIVEANTDQIGALTGKLGMIPQVEVKSILITK
- a CDS encoding hydrogenase maturation protease is translated as MCEISIIGLGNILDGDMGVGCYILEALAQDNLGDNIRLAYLAEEAIKADVWFYKASLAIIVQGLCLGANPGRILCWNYKTFRQNLTWLTEQSKTIRPLTQALARTELANGFPEKLLFIFIQPKETGRPSISKEMCKAMRRAIKIIKRQLQENGFLSTTTSSKLEPIYRLKLLQGSMLMF
- the hydG gene encoding [FeFe] hydrogenase H-cluster radical SAM maturase HydG codes for the protein MLSAKEKEWREERLARIKKWEEDCPWEDFIDDDNISKIIEEKKNPDKKEILEIVSKAKENALTGAMLSPEEVGALTNVQDPELWEAIFEAANWIKCKVYGNRIVLFSPLYISSPCVNNCAYCGFRHSNKEVHTKTLTMEELEEEIKVLTGMGQKRLIVVYGEHPASDYKFMCKTIEKIYSIKNGKGEIRRVNVNAPPLFVDEYEAVKAVGIGTYQVFQETYHHPTYHKMHPANTLKGQYKWRQFALHRALQAGIDDVAIGALFGLYDWRFELLGLLYHAMSLEKEFGVGSHTISYPRLEHAVNTPITSNSPYLVDDEDFKKIVAIIRLMCPYTGSILTAREAPALRRDLIQKGGISQMDAGTRIAVGGYAEMKKEHIPDKQQFLIQDTRSLDDFIYDLCKDGYLPSFCTACYREGRTGDNFMPLAKHATVKNFCIGNGILTFKEYLLDYASPRVKEIGEKVIIPNYLKWLDEHVPQAAKQVKELLQKEEAGERDQHL